Within Candidatus Margulisiibacteriota bacterium, the genomic segment TAACATCCAGGTACGAATATTCTTGCAAACTGACTATTTTTACTTTTTTCCAGTCAGTGTGCGTTCGCGCCAGTTCTTTCGCCAGAGCCATTATAAAAAAACAGCCGGCATCACAATCCAGAATTTCATTAAGCAGAGAATCTACAATAGAATAAGTTCTGCAGCTCTCATTTTCTTTGGCGAACCGAAAGCATCCCTCTAATATTTCGTAAGCGATTTGAATTTTTTCTATTACCGGTTTGTGGTTGTTTTCAGGTTTGACCAGAACAATTTTCATTATATTCAGTACATAAAGGAATCTTTCGTAAGCCAGTTCAACTTCTTCAGGTTTGAATATTTCCGCTTCCAGTAAAAAGAGTTTTCTGATCTGATTATCAGGCTTGAGCAAAGTTTCCTGTTTATTATTTTGAACTGCTGCAATAATTTTTGGTTTCATAAATTTTTTGGTTTTCCCGAATTTTAGTTAGTAAATAATTATCGATTGATATATTTAATTATTGCAGGGAAATTATTAGGGATAAGATTTGGACAGGAGAATTAGGAAAAAATTGGAGGAGACGGGCAGATTCGAACTGCCGAATAGCGATTTTGCAGACCGCTGCCTTACCACTTGGCTACGTCTCCGTTTTGCCAGCAAATAGTATAGAACATTACTCCGCCTGAGGCAATCGTATTTATTTGAAAAATGTTTCAAGAAGTGGTATTGTAATAAAAATTATGAATAGCATAACTATAGATGATAAAAATTTAAACAAGGTACTGGGCACATCGGAAGTTTTCAAAGATTATGACATGCAGAATGAAGGCCGACTGCTGAAAAACATGCCCGTTAAAAGTTTCGATAAACGGTTATATGAAATAATTATAGACCTGGCTTATTCCTGGAAAAAATATAATGCCGCGGAAACAGACGATGAACGCAAGAAAGTTATGGCTCATATTAATATTCTGGAATTGGAAAAGAATAAAATCCTGGGTCAGATGATCAACTGATGTCAAAAAAACGAATAGGTATCATAGGCGCTACGGGCTACACCGGTCATGAACTAATAAAAATTCTTCGTAATCATCCGCAAGTAGAAATTGTTTATGCTACAACCACTACTCAGGCAGGACGTAATATCAATAACCTTTATCCCGATTTGAAATATCTAAGCCTTGTACTGGAAGAATATGACCTAAAAAAAATAAAAAAAACCAAACTGGACCTCGTTTTTTTAGCCGTACATCATGGTAAAGCCATGGGCTTCGTTCCAGAGCTATTGGACCTCGGAATACAGGTTGTGGATCTTAGTGCGGACTTTCGTTTCTCTGATGTAAAAGTTTATGAGAAAATTTACGGCAAACATGCTTTTCCCAAGTATTGCAAAACAGCTGTTTACGGTTTGCCGGAATTTTATAGAAACAAAATTAAAAAGGCCAAATTGCTCTCCAATCCGGGTTGTTATGTTACGTCTTCATTGCTGGCTTTGCTGCCTGTTATAGAGCATGCGGAAAATATTGTTGTGGATGCGAAAAGCGGCGTTTCCGGAGCGGGTAAGAAAGTGGAGGAGCCGTATCTTTTCGGTAATATCCATAATAATTTCAAGGCCTATGCCATTGCCAAACATCGTCACCAGCCGGAGATTGAGTCTTATTTGAAAAAAAACATAGAATTTGTGCCACATCTTTTACCCATAAACAGAGGTATTTTATGCACTGTTTATTTTAATTCCGCTAAATCCTATGAATTCTTACGCAAAAGATTAACTGAAGCGTATAGCAAAGAACCCTATGTAAAAGTTTTATCAGAACAGGACCCGGCTATAAACATGGTCACCGGAACTAATAATTGCTTCGTGAATATTTACAAAGGAAGCAAACCCAAGTCTTTCATAATTGTGTCGGTGCTGGATAATCTGATCAAGGGCGCTAGCGGGCAGGCAGTGCAGAATATGAACCTGATGCTGGGCCTGGAAGAGCAATCAGGACTTGATTTGGCACCTGCCTATCCATAAAAATTCTATAGAACGAACGGATCAAATTCAGGCAATGGAAGCGGTTTGATATTTCTCATATACCAATAATTGAAACCATAATTGATAAATAATTGCTGGCCTGGTTTTATATCATCACAGGTTATGAAGAGATTTTTCCATTCACCTTTTATCATCAAGGTAAAAACATTAACATTAGGCCAGTAGGAATGGTTTATAAAACGGGTATGGTTCCCGGCTTTGTATGCATCTATGCAGATGGGTGCATGAAGAAGTGTTTTGCCATATTTCATTATGTAATCAGCATTTGCCGGCATGTCTGTTTTAGTATTTTTCAAAAAGCCGGTGTATTCACCTATACAGGTGTTGCCCGGGATCTTTACCGAAGCAAAAATGCCAAACCCTATGTCCTGATTAATTTTTGCAATGTATAGCTCTTCCAGTATTTCTTCCATGGTCAGAAAAGTTACATGCTTAAGTGTATGAATACTATCCAGCTCTTGAATCTGATAAAATTTTTGAGCTAAAAAATGTTTTGATTTTAG encodes:
- the argC gene encoding N-acetyl-gamma-glutamyl-phosphate reductase, which codes for MSKKRIGIIGATGYTGHELIKILRNHPQVEIVYATTTTQAGRNINNLYPDLKYLSLVLEEYDLKKIKKTKLDLVFLAVHHGKAMGFVPELLDLGIQVVDLSADFRFSDVKVYEKIYGKHAFPKYCKTAVYGLPEFYRNKIKKAKLLSNPGCYVTSSLLALLPVIEHAENIVVDAKSGVSGAGKKVEEPYLFGNIHNNFKAYAIAKHRHQPEIESYLKKNIEFVPHLLPINRGILCTVYFNSAKSYEFLRKRLTEAYSKEPYVKVLSEQDPAINMVTGTNNCFVNIYKGSKPKSFIIVSVLDNLIKGASGQAVQNMNLMLGLEEQSGLDLAPAYP
- a CDS encoding SET domain-containing protein-lysine N-methyltransferase, with the translated sequence MINKLVSIKNVLKLRKDDGTFNYLDSISIIKSLGVKYLNRVAFDGETFPLKSKHFLAQKFYQIQELDSIHTLKHVTFLTMEEILEELYIAKINQDIGFGIFASVKIPGNTCIGEYTGFLKNTKTDMPANADYIMKYGKTLLHAPICIDAYKAGNHTRFINHSYWPNVNVFTLMIKGEWKNLFITCDDIKPGQQLFINYGFNYWYMRNIKPLPLPEFDPFVL